The Pseudomonadota bacterium genome has a window encoding:
- a CDS encoding SDR family oxidoreductase: MHARLPPVMPVAMSGKVVLITGANSGIGKVTARALAQRGATVVCTARDRERGEQAVADIRQHGGNPNVELLTADFAQMRDVRALAEQFVRRHRRLDVLINNAGLMLSRRRVTPDGFEETLAVNHLAPFLLTHLLRDTLERSAPARIVNVSSRAHKRGRLDFDDLHSARRYDGFGVYCATKLANILFTRELAQRLDERQVSANALHPGVVRTGFAGDGDAQGFFAFAFKLARPFMISAEQGAETSIYLATSAEVRGVTGAYFDKCKAAPCSSAAKDAAAARRLWQASEQMLGSEGVDCLAPLDDPADRALDGGRARTQSG; the protein is encoded by the coding sequence ATGCACGCTAGGCTCCCTCCCGTCATGCCGGTAGCCATGTCAGGCAAGGTCGTGTTGATCACGGGAGCCAACTCGGGCATCGGCAAGGTGACTGCCCGGGCCCTGGCGCAGCGCGGCGCTACCGTCGTGTGCACCGCACGAGACCGTGAGCGCGGTGAGCAGGCGGTGGCCGATATCCGGCAGCATGGCGGCAATCCGAACGTCGAATTGCTGACGGCGGACTTCGCGCAGATGCGAGACGTGCGGGCCCTGGCTGAGCAGTTCGTAAGGCGCCACCGTCGGCTCGATGTGCTCATCAACAACGCTGGCCTCATGTTGTCCAGGCGCCGCGTAACCCCCGACGGCTTCGAGGAAACGCTTGCCGTCAATCACCTGGCGCCATTTCTGCTGACGCACCTGCTGCGCGACACGCTCGAGCGCAGCGCACCGGCCCGTATCGTCAATGTCTCGTCGCGCGCCCACAAGCGTGGGCGGCTCGATTTCGACGACCTGCATTCCGCTCGCCGCTACGACGGCTTCGGGGTGTACTGCGCGACCAAGCTTGCGAATATCCTCTTCACGCGGGAGCTGGCGCAAAGGCTCGACGAACGCCAAGTGTCCGCCAACGCGCTACACCCCGGGGTGGTGCGCACCGGCTTTGCCGGGGACGGAGACGCGCAGGGCTTTTTTGCGTTCGCCTTCAAGCTCGCGCGCCCTTTCATGATCTCGGCGGAACAGGGCGCCGAAACGAGCATCTATCTGGCCACATCAGCCGAAGTTCGCGGGGTCACGGGAGCCTACTTCGACAAGTGCAAGGCGGCTCCGTGTTCGAGTGCCGCCAAGGACGCAGCCGCCGCACGCCGGCTGTGGCAGGCCAGTGAGCAGATGCTAGGGAGCGAGGGGGTGGATTGCCTTGCTCCCTTGGATGATCCAGCGGACAGAGCACTCGACGGCGGGCGGGCGCGGACGCAATCA